A genomic stretch from Microbacterium proteolyticum includes:
- a CDS encoding aldo/keto reductase, with product MPSENALLPHRRVGGVLVSGLGLGCMPLTMSYGRGRPGRAGHLIARALDLGVTHFDTADMYGSGANERVLGAAIRHRRDEAFLATKVGIRSRAGIPIGVDGRPEHIRRAIDNSLRRLQTDHLDLYYLHRPDPSVPVEDSIGTLGELVAAGKVRQIGVSEFTGEQLRKAHAAHPISALQTEWSIFSRGIEQDALPVARELDIAIVAYAPLGRGMLTGSPQATTKLPLLDIRRTLPRWRRANLRANLRVVDQVRSVANQLDASPGQVALAWLLAQGPDVIPIPGTTNPAHLEDNVSALHVQLPAATLQMLSGLNAHGTRYV from the coding sequence ATGCCCAGCGAAAACGCTCTTCTCCCCCACCGCCGCGTCGGTGGAGTGCTCGTCAGCGGCCTTGGCCTGGGATGCATGCCGCTGACGATGAGCTACGGACGCGGGCGCCCCGGGCGCGCCGGCCACCTGATCGCCCGCGCCCTCGATCTCGGCGTCACGCATTTCGATACCGCCGACATGTACGGATCAGGCGCCAACGAACGCGTCCTCGGCGCAGCAATTCGCCATCGACGCGACGAGGCCTTCCTCGCCACCAAGGTCGGCATCCGCTCCCGCGCCGGGATCCCTATCGGCGTCGATGGGCGCCCGGAACACATCCGTCGCGCGATCGACAACTCACTCAGACGTCTACAGACGGACCATCTGGACCTGTACTACCTTCACCGCCCTGACCCCTCGGTCCCTGTCGAAGACAGCATCGGCACCCTCGGTGAGCTCGTCGCCGCAGGCAAGGTCCGACAGATCGGCGTCAGCGAGTTCACCGGCGAACAACTCAGGAAAGCACACGCGGCGCACCCGATCAGCGCGCTCCAGACCGAGTGGTCGATCTTCTCCCGTGGAATTGAGCAGGACGCACTCCCCGTCGCCAGAGAACTCGACATCGCCATCGTCGCTTACGCCCCCCTCGGACGCGGCATGCTGACAGGGTCGCCGCAGGCGACCACGAAGCTACCTCTCCTCGACATTCGCCGGACTCTGCCCCGCTGGAGACGTGCCAACCTCCGCGCCAACCTTCGCGTCGTGGATCAGGTTCGGAGCGTCGCCAACCAGCTCGACGCATCCCCGGGACAGGTCGCGCTTGCCTGGCTGCTCGCTCAAGGGCCCGATGTCATCCCTATTCCCGGGACCACCAACCCCGCGCACCTCGAAGACAACGTCAGCGCCCTGCACGTACAGCTACCCGCGGCCACCCTCCAGATGCTCTCGGGACTCAACGCCCACGGCACCCGGTACGTATAG
- a CDS encoding carbohydrate ABC transporter permease yields MTATATLVSPRGGKAPRRRPAGANRGSSVLVGFVALLLIGMMLAPVVYIILGGFRSNAEITVDPAGFPTVWNWQNYLDVLGSSVFWGQVANSAIAAIATTVFVVALGLMAAYALSRYRFRGRGAVYALFTAGLMFPMTVAITPLYILVRSLGLMNSLAGVIVPQIAFALPLTVIILSPFLAAIPRELQEASSIDGLGRLGFFWRMVLPLAVPAVVTVGILAFVNSWNSYMLPLFILNNEAAYTLPLGTQAFASQYSVDTARVLAFTSLSMIPALLFFSVFERRIVGGLTGAVKG; encoded by the coding sequence ATGACCGCCACTGCCACTCTCGTGTCGCCTCGCGGCGGAAAGGCCCCGCGTCGGCGTCCCGCCGGGGCGAACCGCGGGAGCTCGGTGCTCGTCGGTTTCGTCGCGCTGCTGCTGATCGGCATGATGCTCGCGCCGGTCGTGTACATCATCCTCGGCGGCTTCCGCTCGAACGCCGAGATCACCGTCGACCCCGCCGGGTTCCCGACCGTCTGGAACTGGCAGAACTATCTCGACGTGCTCGGCAGCAGCGTGTTCTGGGGCCAGGTCGCCAACTCCGCGATCGCCGCGATCGCGACAACCGTGTTCGTCGTCGCCCTGGGCCTGATGGCCGCCTACGCGCTCTCGCGCTACCGCTTCCGCGGCCGCGGCGCCGTGTACGCGCTGTTCACGGCGGGGCTGATGTTTCCGATGACCGTCGCGATCACCCCGCTGTACATCCTCGTCCGCAGCCTCGGCCTGATGAACTCGCTCGCGGGCGTCATCGTTCCGCAGATCGCGTTCGCGCTGCCACTGACGGTCATCATCCTGTCGCCGTTCCTCGCCGCGATCCCGAGGGAGCTGCAGGAAGCCTCCTCGATCGACGGCCTCGGCCGCCTCGGGTTCTTCTGGCGCATGGTGCTGCCGCTCGCCGTTCCCGCGGTCGTGACCGTCGGCATCCTGGCCTTCGTCAACAGCTGGAACTCGTACATGCTGCCGCTGTTCATCCTCAACAACGAAGCCGCCTACACGCTGCCGCTCGGGACGCAGGCCTTCGCCTCGCAGTACTCCGTCGACACCGCGCGCGTGCTCGCGTTCACCTCGCTGTCGATGATCCCCGCCCTGCTGTTCTTCAGCGTTTTCGAGCGGCGGATCGTCGGCGGCCTGACCGGCGCCGTGAAGGGCTGA
- a CDS encoding carbohydrate ABC transporter permease, whose product MTSQLAAQATEAGARRPVEEGARRAPSAGRPPVRRRRENWRIRGELAILLGPALVVFVSFVILPVVLAAYYGFYSWSGFGTPVDFVGIRNYVTILTDPAFHEALGHNAFIVVGSLVLQGPLALGLALLLNRKMRAQSLIRVLIFVPYVVSEVVVGLGWGLMLQSGGALNGALEKIGLGALRADWISDPALAIWTLLIIITWKYIGFAVILFLAGLQGIPEELSEAAAIDGASYWQIQRHIVLPLMGPTIRIWAFLSIIGSLQLFDLVWIIWGQYVASTAGTSTMATYMVANGRNAGSFGYGSAVAVVMFLISLAVALVYQRFVLRRDTDGALTGGSK is encoded by the coding sequence ATGACCAGCCAACTCGCCGCTCAGGCGACAGAGGCCGGGGCTCGCCGCCCGGTCGAGGAGGGCGCACGCCGCGCCCCTTCGGCCGGGCGGCCGCCCGTGCGGCGGCGCCGCGAGAACTGGCGCATCCGCGGCGAGCTCGCGATCCTGCTCGGACCCGCCCTGGTGGTGTTCGTCTCGTTCGTCATCCTGCCGGTCGTGCTCGCCGCCTACTACGGCTTCTACAGCTGGTCGGGCTTCGGCACCCCGGTCGACTTCGTCGGCATCCGCAACTACGTCACGATCCTCACCGACCCCGCCTTCCACGAGGCGCTCGGGCACAACGCGTTCATCGTCGTCGGATCGCTCGTCCTGCAGGGCCCGCTCGCACTGGGCCTCGCGCTGCTGCTCAACCGCAAGATGCGCGCCCAGTCGCTCATCCGCGTGCTGATCTTCGTGCCCTACGTCGTCTCCGAGGTCGTCGTCGGCCTCGGCTGGGGCCTGATGCTGCAGTCGGGTGGAGCGCTCAACGGCGCGCTGGAGAAGATCGGTCTCGGCGCCCTCCGCGCCGACTGGATCTCCGACCCGGCGCTGGCGATCTGGACGCTGCTCATCATCATCACGTGGAAGTACATCGGCTTCGCCGTGATCCTCTTCCTCGCCGGGCTCCAGGGCATTCCCGAAGAGCTCAGCGAGGCCGCAGCCATCGACGGCGCGTCGTACTGGCAGATCCAGCGCCACATCGTGCTGCCGCTCATGGGCCCGACCATCCGCATCTGGGCGTTCCTGTCGATCATCGGATCGCTGCAGCTGTTCGACCTCGTCTGGATCATCTGGGGGCAGTACGTCGCCTCCACCGCGGGCACCTCGACCATGGCCACCTACATGGTCGCCAACGGCCGTAACGCGGGCAGCTTCGGGTACGGCAGCGCCGTGGCCGTGGTGATGTTCCTCATCTCGCTCGCCGTCGCCCTCGTGTACCAGCGCTTCGTGCTGCGTCGCGACACCGACGGCGCCCTCACCGGAGGCTCGAAATGA
- a CDS encoding extracellular solute-binding protein produces the protein MNTRTIVAGTALAVAGTLALAGCAGGGGGGQNADGSVTLTLWHNSTTGDGKQYWEDTAAAFEEANPGVTIEIQSLQNEEMDGKLQTALNAGDAPDLFMARGGGKLADIVEAGQAMDLTDKISPEAKTALGTSLGAFEVDGRNYGMPVAVLPSGIFTSQDLLTAAGVTEAPATISDLEAANAKIRATGVAPIAVGAKDAWPAAHWYYNFALRACSKDVLDAAAESRSFDDPCWLEAGENLQSFLETQPFNEGFLTTAAQQGAGSSAGLLANHQAAMELMGAWNPGVIASLTPDEQPLADLGWFPFPEVPGGDGGEGAIMGGVDGYSCWVNAPAQCTDFLNFLVNQENQERYADAFQTIPASSEATGAVTTPALQSALEAYTDAPYVSVWLDTLYGQNIGNALNVAVVDMFAGKGTPQSIVDGVNAAAARS, from the coding sequence ATGAACACGCGCACGATCGTCGCCGGAACGGCCCTCGCCGTCGCCGGCACCCTCGCCCTCGCCGGCTGTGCCGGTGGAGGCGGCGGCGGGCAGAACGCCGACGGCTCGGTCACTTTGACGCTGTGGCACAACTCCACCACGGGCGACGGCAAGCAGTACTGGGAGGACACCGCGGCGGCCTTCGAAGAGGCGAACCCCGGCGTCACCATCGAGATCCAGTCGCTTCAGAACGAGGAGATGGACGGCAAGCTGCAGACCGCCCTCAACGCCGGCGATGCCCCCGACCTGTTCATGGCGCGCGGCGGTGGCAAGCTCGCCGACATCGTCGAGGCCGGCCAGGCGATGGACCTGACCGACAAGATCTCCCCCGAGGCCAAGACGGCGCTCGGCACCTCGCTCGGCGCGTTCGAGGTCGACGGCAGGAACTACGGCATGCCCGTCGCCGTCCTCCCGTCGGGCATCTTCACCTCGCAGGACCTGCTCACCGCCGCGGGGGTGACCGAGGCTCCCGCCACGATCTCCGACCTCGAGGCCGCGAACGCGAAGATCCGCGCCACCGGCGTCGCCCCCATCGCCGTGGGCGCGAAGGACGCGTGGCCCGCCGCGCACTGGTACTACAACTTCGCCCTGCGCGCCTGCTCGAAGGACGTCCTGGATGCCGCGGCCGAGAGCCGCAGCTTCGACGACCCGTGCTGGCTCGAGGCGGGCGAGAACCTGCAGTCGTTCCTCGAGACGCAGCCGTTCAACGAGGGCTTCCTCACCACCGCCGCTCAGCAGGGCGCCGGCTCCTCGGCAGGTCTGCTCGCCAACCACCAGGCCGCCATGGAGCTCATGGGCGCGTGGAACCCGGGCGTGATTGCCTCGCTGACGCCCGACGAGCAGCCGCTCGCCGACCTCGGCTGGTTCCCGTTCCCCGAGGTTCCCGGCGGTGACGGCGGAGAGGGCGCCATCATGGGTGGCGTCGACGGCTACTCGTGCTGGGTGAACGCCCCCGCACAGTGCACCGACTTCTTGAACTTCCTGGTGAACCAGGAGAACCAGGAGCGCTACGCCGACGCCTTCCAGACGATCCCCGCCTCCAGCGAGGCGACGGGCGCCGTCACCACCCCCGCCCTGCAGTCGGCGCTCGAGGCGTACACCGACGCGCCCTACGTCTCGGTGTGGCTCGACACCCTGTACGGCCAGAACATCGGCAACGCGCTGAACGTGGCCGTCGTCGACATGTTCGCCGGCAAGGGCACCCCGCAGAGCATCGTCGACGGCGTCAACGCGGCCGCCGCGCGCTCCTGA
- a CDS encoding LacI family DNA-binding transcriptional regulator codes for MTRRATIHDVAAAAGVSVATVSKAVNGRYGVSPETVGRVLDAVKHLGYESSLVASSMRSRRTGVIGVLVADIEPFSAEILKGVGGALSDTGYDLLAYTGARRDGEGWERRSLSRLSGTLIDAAIIVTPTVVNVAGEVPIVAIDPHTGRGDVPTVESDSYTGAQQAVHYLVQLGHRRIGFIAGRPDLRSAVARASGYRAALSAAGIPFDPALVGVGRYEQDVAREAAEAMLALAAPPTAVFAANDLSALSIVDVARKRGLRVPDDLSVVGFDDVPEAARAQPGLTTVRQPMKRLGAEAVRMVLALLAGEELPETHIELPTRLVARGTTAPPPVR; via the coding sequence ATGACCAGACGCGCGACCATCCACGACGTCGCCGCGGCGGCCGGTGTCTCGGTGGCCACGGTGTCGAAAGCCGTGAACGGCCGCTACGGGGTTTCGCCCGAGACGGTCGGCCGGGTACTGGATGCCGTGAAGCACCTCGGCTACGAATCCAGCCTCGTCGCCAGCAGCATGCGCTCGCGCCGCACCGGAGTGATCGGCGTGCTCGTCGCCGACATCGAGCCGTTCTCGGCCGAGATCCTCAAGGGCGTCGGGGGAGCCCTGTCCGACACCGGCTACGACCTGCTCGCCTACACCGGCGCACGCCGCGACGGCGAGGGCTGGGAGCGGCGCTCGCTCAGCCGCCTCAGCGGCACCCTCATCGATGCGGCCATCATCGTGACGCCCACCGTCGTCAACGTCGCGGGGGAGGTACCGATCGTCGCCATCGACCCGCACACCGGCCGCGGCGACGTGCCCACGGTCGAATCCGACAGCTACACCGGCGCGCAGCAGGCGGTGCACTACCTCGTGCAGCTCGGCCACCGCCGCATCGGCTTCATCGCCGGTCGTCCGGATCTGCGCTCGGCGGTGGCCCGCGCCTCGGGCTATCGCGCCGCGCTGTCGGCCGCCGGCATCCCCTTCGATCCGGCCCTGGTCGGCGTAGGTCGGTACGAGCAGGACGTCGCGCGCGAAGCGGCCGAGGCCATGCTCGCCCTCGCCGCTCCGCCCACGGCGGTGTTCGCCGCGAACGACCTCTCGGCGCTGTCGATCGTCGATGTGGCCCGCAAGCGCGGGCTGCGCGTGCCCGACGACCTCTCGGTCGTGGGTTTCGACGACGTGCCCGAAGCGGCCCGTGCACAACCCGGCCTGACGACCGTGCGACAGCCCATGAAACGCCTCGGTGCCGAGGCCGTGCGAATGGTGCTCGCGCTGCTCGCGGGCGAGGAACTGCCCGAGACGCACATCGAGCTGCCGACACGGCTCGTCGCCCGTGGCACGACGGCGCCGCCGCCGGTGCGCTGA
- a CDS encoding MarR family winged helix-turn-helix transcriptional regulator, with amino-acid sequence MPYASSKDDEVDLLIDAWSQLLPEVDLTPLDVMSRLRRAAFHLSKLRAKAFASAGIAVWEFDVLAVLRRAGTELSATRLITATMIGSAAMTNRLDKLAERGLVHRRPNPSDGRAILVAITAEGIDRVDAAMTELVRLEAEALRDVSRQDQALLASALRVLAAGETHEA; translated from the coding sequence ATGCCTTACGCGAGCAGCAAAGACGACGAGGTCGACCTCCTCATCGACGCCTGGTCGCAGCTGCTGCCCGAGGTCGATCTCACGCCGCTCGACGTGATGTCGCGCCTGCGCCGCGCGGCGTTCCACCTGTCGAAGCTGCGCGCCAAGGCGTTCGCGAGCGCGGGCATCGCCGTGTGGGAGTTCGACGTGCTCGCCGTGCTCCGCCGGGCCGGCACCGAGCTCAGCGCGACCCGTCTGATCACGGCCACCATGATCGGCAGCGCCGCAATGACGAACCGCCTCGACAAGCTCGCCGAGCGCGGTCTCGTGCACCGTCGCCCCAACCCCTCCGACGGGCGGGCGATCCTGGTGGCCATCACCGCCGAGGGCATCGACCGCGTGGATGCCGCGATGACCGAGCTCGTCCGCCTCGAGGCCGAGGCCTTGCGCGACGTCAGCCGTCAGGACCAGGCCCTGCTCGCGAGCGCCCTGCGCGTGCTCGCGGCCGGCGAGACGCACGAGGCGTGA
- the mmuM gene encoding homocysteine S-methyltransferase, producing the protein MIDLAATLAHRPVVLDGGLGTLLEARGNDVTSDLWSARVLRDDPDEVRAAHAAFADAGAEVVITASYQLGFGGRIPDAELEALLHRSVSLAREAADVVVAASVGPIGALRADGSEYTGDYGLGVDDLRRLHRRRLHVLAEAGADLLAVETIPSPLEVEALALELADLGVPAFLSLSADSTGFAAAGSRADALRAAASVPTVLAVGVNCCAPETVVPALGEAPGIPLVAYPNTGERWDAATRTWQGAAAPLADAAPSWVAAGARLVGGCCRSTPADIAAIASALR; encoded by the coding sequence GTGATCGACCTCGCCGCCACCCTGGCGCACCGTCCGGTCGTGCTCGACGGGGGACTCGGCACACTGCTCGAGGCCCGCGGAAACGACGTCACGAGCGACCTCTGGTCGGCGCGGGTGCTGCGCGACGACCCCGATGAGGTGCGCGCGGCCCACGCCGCCTTTGCCGACGCCGGGGCGGAGGTCGTGATCACCGCGTCCTACCAGCTGGGTTTCGGGGGACGGATCCCGGATGCCGAGCTCGAGGCGCTCCTGCACCGCTCGGTGTCGCTCGCGCGCGAAGCCGCCGATGTCGTGGTCGCGGCATCCGTGGGCCCGATCGGCGCGCTGCGCGCCGACGGCAGCGAGTACACCGGCGACTACGGTCTCGGCGTCGATGACCTGCGTCGCCTGCACCGCCGCCGGCTCCACGTCCTCGCCGAGGCCGGCGCCGATCTGCTCGCGGTCGAGACGATCCCCTCACCGCTCGAGGTCGAAGCGCTCGCGCTCGAGCTCGCCGACCTCGGCGTTCCCGCGTTCCTGAGCTTGTCGGCGGACAGCACGGGTTTCGCCGCCGCCGGCTCCCGGGCCGACGCCCTGCGCGCGGCGGCATCCGTTCCGACCGTGCTCGCCGTCGGAGTCAACTGCTGCGCGCCCGAAACGGTGGTCCCCGCGCTCGGGGAGGCCCCCGGCATCCCGCTCGTCGCCTACCCGAACACGGGGGAGCGGTGGGATGCCGCGACCCGCACGTGGCAGGGCGCCGCGGCCCCGCTGGCCGATGCTGCACCGAGCTGGGTCGCCGCCGGCGCGCGGCTCGTGGGCGGCTGTTGTCGGAGCACACCGGCCGACATCGCCGCGATCGCCTCCGCGCTCCGCTGA
- a CDS encoding RNA polymerase sigma factor encodes MDRSRAYESLVRTHGDAVLRFLRRRIDPQTADDVFSETMLVVWRRFDDVPDEPLPWLYVTARNCLRNAERSARRQWRVVERITTVDPPTDAVDAGPEEDPRADCLRAALARLSATDAEVLRLWAWEELAPPEIATVLDITTNAATIRLHRAKKKLRQEMEAPRRPTGTTRKGGER; translated from the coding sequence ATGGATCGTTCACGGGCGTACGAATCGCTCGTACGAACGCACGGCGATGCCGTCCTCCGCTTCCTGCGTCGACGAATCGACCCCCAGACCGCGGACGACGTCTTCTCCGAGACGATGCTGGTCGTCTGGCGTCGTTTCGACGACGTGCCCGATGAGCCGCTTCCGTGGCTTTACGTCACCGCCCGCAACTGCCTGCGCAACGCCGAACGGTCGGCGAGACGGCAGTGGCGCGTGGTGGAGAGGATCACGACCGTCGATCCGCCGACCGATGCGGTGGATGCCGGGCCGGAGGAGGATCCGCGTGCGGACTGCCTGCGCGCCGCCCTGGCGCGGTTGTCGGCCACCGACGCCGAGGTCCTGCGCCTGTGGGCGTGGGAGGAGCTCGCGCCACCCGAGATCGCAACGGTCCTCGACATCACCACCAATGCGGCCACCATCCGGCTCCACCGGGCGAAGAAGAAGTTGAGACAAGAGATGGAAGCACCACGCCGACCAACCGGCACCACCAGGAAAGGGGGAGAGCGATGA
- a CDS encoding bifunctional lysylphosphatidylglycerol flippase/synthetase MprF: MNADAFRSAGSFDLRAILLTLVRVDDPLSLFVVGIAVLLVCGWAERLMGGARTLLAYAVGGVVTSVAGLTVGAGESHLFPTVPLGEMPVTGASPLPALLVVAMAASCFAGALWRRRVRGVCLLLAVTMFLYSASASDLFALLALPVGLGLGMLAGGQRATMRVQRSSRHEVRVLLCALTAITAMGPIVATLWGSGAGLLSVYGWLSYDPIVVADGVVCVAGSALVPCPDAASFSEVQAHAGWIAVLPLLVLLVAAWGILRGQLAALGVAMAVNMLIYAGMSALFIVWEPDTLALLARVRGTDADGVWQTLVGFAVGAVVPLGVAVTLFLSRRAVSVAPTSKALRTFLTTVALAAAATVAVSFAGGLAAADHFSPRLTPETLWRDAPLRLLPPSLVPGEWVHAAPATPLAQALWYLPPLVFWLVCVAATVRLVMRPQSVRADEDRARVREMVQRGCGSLGFMATWPGNAYWFAPGADAGFAYRPHGGVAVTLGGAFGGDRGRPEIGAAFVEFCGDNGWTPVFYSVDDAAADALGGLGWQRTRVADEAILDPQTWTPAGKKRQDVRTATNRAQREGVLAQWVSWGTLALGDRVQIREISEGWVADKSVPEMGFTLGTVDEAADPAARLMLARDASGRIIAVTTWIPAFGAHGLCGYTLDVMRRRHDAMNGVVEFLVGAAVEQLRADGCTMLSLSGSPLAPNRVDDGEAPSAVDRLLETSSWLLEPAYGFRSLAAFKKKFQPDLRPLWMVYPDATHLPAVALALLRCYVPGLDVARAARLAARMRRSRRSSIARV; encoded by the coding sequence ATGAATGCCGACGCCTTCCGCAGCGCCGGCTCGTTCGACCTGCGGGCGATCCTCCTGACCCTCGTGCGCGTCGACGATCCCCTGTCGCTGTTCGTCGTCGGGATCGCCGTCCTGCTCGTGTGCGGGTGGGCGGAACGACTCATGGGCGGCGCGCGGACGCTGTTGGCCTATGCCGTCGGGGGCGTGGTCACGTCGGTGGCGGGTCTGACCGTCGGAGCCGGGGAGTCGCACCTGTTTCCGACCGTCCCTCTCGGCGAGATGCCCGTGACGGGCGCGTCGCCGCTGCCCGCCCTGCTGGTCGTGGCGATGGCGGCGAGTTGCTTCGCAGGCGCCCTGTGGCGTCGGCGGGTGCGGGGGGTCTGTCTGCTCCTGGCGGTGACGATGTTCCTCTACTCGGCGTCCGCGAGCGACCTGTTCGCGCTGCTCGCGCTGCCCGTCGGGCTCGGTCTGGGGATGCTGGCCGGGGGGCAGCGGGCGACGATGCGCGTGCAGCGCAGCTCGCGCCACGAGGTGCGCGTGCTCCTGTGCGCGCTGACGGCGATCACCGCGATGGGGCCGATCGTGGCGACGCTGTGGGGCAGCGGTGCCGGGTTGCTGTCCGTCTACGGATGGCTGTCGTACGACCCGATCGTCGTCGCCGACGGGGTGGTGTGCGTGGCGGGTTCGGCGCTCGTTCCCTGCCCCGACGCCGCGAGCTTCTCCGAGGTGCAGGCGCACGCCGGGTGGATCGCCGTCCTTCCCCTCCTCGTCCTCCTCGTGGCCGCATGGGGGATTCTCCGGGGCCAGCTCGCGGCTCTCGGGGTCGCCATGGCGGTCAACATGCTCATCTACGCGGGCATGAGCGCCCTGTTCATCGTGTGGGAGCCCGACACGCTCGCCCTGCTTGCACGGGTGCGCGGCACCGATGCCGACGGGGTATGGCAGACGTTGGTCGGGTTCGCCGTAGGTGCTGTCGTTCCTCTCGGTGTCGCGGTGACGCTCTTCCTGTCTCGACGGGCGGTCTCTGTCGCGCCGACGTCGAAGGCGTTGCGCACCTTCCTGACGACGGTCGCGCTCGCCGCCGCGGCCACCGTGGCGGTGTCGTTCGCGGGGGGCCTGGCCGCGGCGGATCACTTCTCGCCGCGGCTGACGCCGGAGACGCTGTGGCGCGATGCTCCGCTGCGGCTGCTTCCCCCGTCTCTCGTGCCGGGCGAGTGGGTGCACGCCGCACCCGCCACGCCGTTGGCCCAGGCTCTCTGGTATCTGCCGCCCCTCGTCTTCTGGCTGGTGTGCGTGGCGGCCACGGTGCGGCTGGTGATGCGCCCGCAGTCCGTCCGTGCGGACGAGGATCGCGCGCGGGTACGCGAGATGGTGCAGCGCGGGTGCGGTTCGCTCGGCTTCATGGCCACCTGGCCCGGTAACGCCTATTGGTTCGCCCCCGGGGCGGATGCCGGTTTCGCGTACCGTCCGCACGGGGGCGTCGCCGTGACCCTGGGCGGTGCCTTCGGTGGGGATCGCGGCCGGCCCGAGATCGGTGCGGCGTTCGTGGAGTTCTGCGGCGACAACGGATGGACCCCGGTCTTCTACAGCGTCGACGACGCGGCGGCCGACGCGCTCGGGGGATTGGGGTGGCAGCGGACGCGGGTGGCCGATGAAGCGATCCTCGACCCGCAGACCTGGACCCCGGCGGGGAAGAAGCGGCAGGACGTCCGGACGGCCACCAACCGCGCCCAACGCGAGGGCGTCCTTGCGCAGTGGGTGTCGTGGGGCACGCTCGCGCTGGGCGACCGCGTGCAGATCCGCGAGATCTCGGAGGGCTGGGTCGCCGACAAGTCGGTGCCGGAGATGGGTTTCACCCTCGGCACCGTCGACGAAGCCGCCGACCCGGCGGCGCGGCTCATGCTGGCGCGCGATGCGTCGGGGCGGATCATCGCGGTCACGACCTGGATCCCCGCCTTCGGCGCACACGGTCTGTGCGGATACACGCTCGACGTCATGCGGCGTCGGCACGACGCCATGAACGGGGTCGTGGAGTTCCTGGTCGGCGCCGCCGTCGAGCAGTTGCGTGCCGACGGATGCACCATGTTGAGCCTGTCGGGTTCGCCCCTGGCGCCGAACCGTGTCGATGACGGCGAGGCGCCCTCGGCCGTCGATCGCTTGCTCGAGACGTCGAGCTGGCTGCTCGAACCCGCCTACGGATTCCGTTCCTTGGCCGCCTTCAAGAAGAAGTTCCAGCCGGACCTGCGTCCCCTGTGGATGGTGTACCCGGATGCCACCCACCTCCCGGCTGTCGCGCTCGCGCTTCTGCGGTGTTACGTTCCGGGGCTCGACGTCGCGCGTGCCGCTCGGCTCGCGGCGCGCATGCGGCGGTCGCGCCGGTCGTCGATCGCGCGCGTCTGA